In Cotesia glomerata isolate CgM1 linkage group LG1, MPM_Cglom_v2.3, whole genome shotgun sequence, one genomic interval encodes:
- the LOC123267549 gene encoding uncharacterized protein LOC123267549 isoform X3, whose translation MPEEQKSTSTTTGNVTAAENGTGVTHSPSKSPMIRGKMALAKITLLDGTTKDFSIERKAKGHELLDKICASINLIEKDYFGLIYEDKYDPRNWLDLERRITKFIKSEPWKFNFEVKFYPPDPAQLQEDITRYQLCLQIRNDIITGRLACSFVTHALLGSYLVQSEVGDYDPQEHGRDYLKDFKFAPNQTSELVEKVMDLHKTHKGQTPAEAELHYLENAKKLAMYGVDLHPAKDSEGVDIMLGVCSSGLLVHRDRLRINRFAWPKILKISYKRHNFYIKIRPGEFEQYESTIGFKLANHRAAKKLWKVCVEHHTFFRLMSPEPVKKVGLLPHLGSRFRYSGRTHYETKKIPIERQPPQFERSLSGRRLTSRSMDALGGSQTVETYGSEPSKRHTMSYEPEMIPDMEHIDQRPSPIKKQKDKLTRKTSIGTTSASSASSLEGEYDAERAEKKPVGGIAVLPPAGGELTSKKKKDKQNENEKENYNDLNKSELINDSTSGDNKKLKEKASPEKRDKKEKIKIPVGGFLFGKRDKDSNKTQKQTKNNKEVDESIGDADSNISVSSRQPQPIEPIKEVTSGKKSPAYTKTYDYEETPSSPSKKKSYVPHGFSYEDRAASPESNNQQLLPGESKKATGLAFNYAPGEDKKVVESAAEKRKTKDISPNKITSTPPPPPPPPLLQQTQQPQQPTTGLRTPGINYVESAGLKEQQQQKQESIPSLNDKTGSAALIAKEQYGNLTSSVNPDIIIPKNVDSQKEYLILPLPEGTNFIGGMIYVKDKLYDQNSLGPEFNKILQGKLYGKDDKLIKKSDFGPQGSYIVNGIITGKDGKPLNQKIPSADSSNNNYYLNNGIIYCESGIKNNGEPQPLNNYYLGPKNCLIKEGKVIGKNGKTVTIDNIGGSNGGSIKDGLIFSDDGKPLTRGSYGTDGNYIVGGIVCSPNGKVINQIAILPDSTYISDGLIYGRDGKLLSSGDLGREGNYITEGKVYAKDGKPVKNEIFSSDGSIIKDGIVYTKDGKLLNQASLLPSGAYLKDGKVIYKDGKSIKHSFYKTDGSFVKDGIIYAKDGKPLNQIPYLIDGHFIKQGLIYDKNGLLLNQNLFKPDDTIIREGIIYGTDGKLLNNGYLGAPNNINNDCFIIKNGNIVDNKDGNLIKQELFQGSNAIQIKKGIIMGKNNKPLNQDSLIPEGAFIKQGKIYNRDGKLIKLSFFKPDGSFIKDGLIYGKDGKLLNLSSSIPDDCFISNGVIFDDMGIPLDKNPFGSDGSYVVSGLIYDKHGNVVKNGIFGSRGHKINNGIIIDKNGKPLTETTNNDLAIIDGKIVDKDGNPKNQGSLLPDNGCYIKQGIVYDKNDDPLKIGVFKTDGTYILDGLLHNFGGGLFNAGSKLPDGYYVKEGRLYGKDSKPLNHSSFGHDGCFIENGFIYDKDMKPLSRGTFGNDDSYIQNGSIFGSNGKPLNKKQTTTIKINYVRYGLVYGNDNKPILSQSFDDYGNTIKNGKIYDNNGKSLNKNSYIINNQQLKIKDGLIYDIINNKPFNYGALPVENCFIKNGRVFNKDGEPLTQESFGPEGLKVKEGVIIDKTGRPIKHTEFDSDGNFVKDGLIYNNNNGKLLEKTYTYITITMINKGLICDPSGKPITESPFGNDGSYINNGKIYQLNGKLYNKDVFGQDNGFIKDGIIYDKSGQPMEYNYQSKTKNISPHQTTTTTTTTPLKIKKTPVPVSTPTIVKTTTKQSVIKDQEGLIQNIEEKIEDLTPGGTGQITVNTQVNKAETQDDGRAPYMTATAVTTRTATMHEDLEKNQKTSQVEEKTVAHTTATSATRQEQRVVTQEVRTTSHVLSGEQLFSRRLSTSSSSSGDSGTPIDIDDDQRAFYNQYYQGDSAGIVATETHVFSGEPDSNVIATSTVPLVATETRKVALENEDGSYSATGEIVSSQTISSKTRTVETITYKTERDGVVETRVEQKITIQSDGDPIDHDRALAEAIQEATEMNPDMTVEKIEIQQQTTQ comes from the exons atgcCAGAGGAACAAAAATCAACGAGTACCACTACTGGTAATGTTACGGCAGCTGAAAATGGAACAGGAGTTACTCATTCACCGAGTAAAAGTCCAATGATAAGAGGTAAAATGGCACTTGCTAAAATTACACTCCTTGATGGTACTACTAAAGATTTTTCAATAGag aGAAAAGCAAAAGGACATGAGCTTCTTGACAAAATATGTGCAAGtattaatttgattgaaaaggATTATTTTGGTCTTATTTATGAAGACAAATATGATCCAAGAAATTGGCTTGACTTGGAAAGAAGAATTACtaaattcataaaaa gtGAACCTTGGAAATTCAATTTTGAGGTGAAATTTTATCCACCAGACCCTGCTCAATTGCAGGAAGATATTACTCGGTACCAATTGTGTCTTCAAATTAGAAATGATATAATAACAGGACGATTAGCATGTTCATTTGTCACTCACGCTTTATTAGGGTCTTATTTAGTACAATCAGAAGTGGGCGATTATGATCCTCAAGAGCATGGCAgagattatttaaaagattttaaatttgCACCTAATCAAACATCTGAACTTGTTGAGAAAGTAATGGACCTTCACAAAACACacaa gGGTCAAACACCTGCTGAAGCAGAATTACATTACTTAGAGAATGCAAAAAAACTAGCAATGTATGGTGTTGATCTACATCCAGCAAAAGATTCAGAAGGAGTAGATATAATGCTCGGTGTTTGTTCTTCGGGACTTTTAGTTCACCGTGATAGACTGAGAATTAATCGATTTGCATggcctaaaatattaaaaatttcatataaaaggcataatttttatattaaaattcggCCAGGAGAATTTGAACAATATGAATCAACGATTGGTTTTAAATTAGCAAATCATCGAGCTGCCAAAAAATTATGGAAAGTTTGCGTGGAACATCATACTTTCTTCag ACTGATGAGTCCTGAGCCGGTGAAGAAGGTTGGATTGTTACCACACTTAGGATCACGATTTCGTTATTCTGGACGTACACATTacgaaactaaaaaaattcctatTGAAAGACAACCTCCACAATTTGAAAGATCACTGAGCGGTCGTCGTTTAACGTCTCGCAGTATGGACG cTTTAGGTGGGTCACAAACTGTTGAAACTTATGGCTCAGAACCAAGTAAACGTCATACAATGAGTTATGAACCTGAAATGATACCAGATATGGAACACATCGATCAAAGGCCTAgtccaataaaaaaacaaaaagataag CTTACTCGAAAAACAAGTATTGGAACAACATCGGCTAGCAGTGCCAGTAGCCTGGAAGGAGAATATGACGCGGAACGCGCCGAAAAG aAACCGGTCGGAGGTATTGCGGTATTACCGCCTGCCGGTGGTGAACTTACCAGTAAGAAGAAAAAGGATAAACagaatgaaaatgaaaaagaaaattacaatGATCTTAATAAATCAGAATTGATAAATGATAGCACGTCTggcgataataaaaaattaaaggagaAAGCAAGTCCAGAAAAGCGTGACAAAAAGGAGAAAATAAAG atTCCTGTCGGTGGATTTCTCTTTGGTAAACGAGATAAAGATTCAAATAAAACACAaaaacaaactaaaaataataaagaagttGATGAATCTATTGGTGATGCTGATTCAAATATTTCTGTATCATCAAGACAACCACAACCTATTGAACCAATAAAAGAAGTAACATCTGGAAAAAAATCACCAGCTTATACAAAGACTTATGATTATGAAGAAACGCCATCGTCaccaagtaaaaaaaaatcatacgtACCTCATGGTTTTTCATATGAAGATAGAGCAGCTTCACCAGAAAGTAATAATCAACAATTACTTCCTGGAGAAAGTAAAAAAGCTACTGGATTAGCGTTTAATTATGCTCCGGGTGAGGATAAAAAAGTTGTTGAGTCAGCGGCTGAAAAACGTAAAACCAAAGATATTTCACCGAATAAAATAACATCaacaccaccaccaccaccaccaccaccactaCTTCAACAAACTCAACAACCTCAACAACCGACTACAGGTTTGAGAACTCCAGGGATTAATTATGTTGAATCTGCAGGATTAAaagaacaacaacaacaaaaacaaGAATCAATACCAagtttaaatgataaaactgGATCAGCAGCACTTATTGCTAAAGAACAATATGGTAATTTAACATCATCTGTTAATCCCGATATAATTATACCCAAAAATGTAGATTCacaaaaagaatatttaatattaccaTTACCAGAAGGTACTAATTTTATTGGAGGTATGATTTACGTAAAAGATAAACTTTATGATCAAAATTCATTGGGGcctgaatttaataaaatattacaagGTAAATTATATGGAAaagatgataaattaataaaaaaaagtgattttggTCCACAAGGTTCATACATTGTTAACGGTATTATTACTGGTAAAGATGGAAAAccattaaatcaaaaaattcctAGTGCAGatagtagtaataataactattatttaaataatggaattatttattgtgaaagtggtattaaaaataatggtGAACCACAAccacttaataattattatttaggtcctaaaaattgtttaattaaagaagGTAAAGTTATTGGTAAAAATGGTAAAACAGTAACGATAGATAATATAGGAGGATCAAATGGTGGATCaataaaagatggtttaatatTTAGTGATGATGGTAAACCACTTACTCGTGGTTCTTACGGAACAGATGGTAATTATATTGTTGGTGGAATAGTATGTTCACCTAATGGAAAAGTTATTAATCAAATAGCCATTCTTCCGGATTCAACTTATATATCTGATGGTTTAATTTATGGTCGTGATGGTAAACTTTTGTCTAGTGGAGATCTTGGACGTGAAGGTAATTACATTACTGAAGGTAAAGTTTACGCCAAGGATGGTAAAcctgttaaaaatgaaatatttagttctgatGGTTCTATTATTAAAGATGGAATTGTTTATACTAAAgatggaaaattattaaatcaagcATCTTTACTACCCAGTGGTGCTTATTTAAAAGACGGCAAagttatttataaagatggtaaatcaataaaacattcattttataaaacaGATGGTAGTTTTGTCAAGGATGGAATTATTTATGCTAAAGATGGTAAACCTTTAAATCAAATTCCATATTTAATTGACGgtcattttattaaacaaggtttaatttatgataaaaatggattacttttaaatcaaaatctttttaaaCCTGATGATACGATTATTCGTGAAGGAATTATTTATGGAACAGatggtaaattattaaataacggTTATTTAGGAGCtcctaataatattaataatgattgttttattattaaaaatggtaatattgttgataataaagatggtaatttaataaaacaagaaTTATTTCAAGGATCTAATgctattcaaataaaaaaaggtaTTATAAtgggaaaaaataataaaccatTAAATCAAGATTCATTAATACCAGAAGGTGCATTCATAAAACaaggtaaaatttataatcgtgatggtaaattaataaaattatcattctTTAAACCAGATGGTAGTTTCATTAAAGATGGATTAATATATGGTAAAGatggtaaattattaaatttaagttcATCAATACCTGATGattgttttatttctaatggagttatttttgatgatatgGGAATTCCACTTGATAAAAATCCATTTGGATCGGATGGTTCATATGTTGTTTCTGgtttaatttatgataaacacGGTAATGTTGTTAAAAATGGAATATTTGGTTCACGTGggcataaaattaataatggtataattattgataaaaatggtAAACCACTAACAGAAACCACTAATAATGATCTAGCCATAATTGATGGTAAAATAGTTGATAAAGATGGTAATCCTAAAAATCAAGGATCATTATTACCAGACAATGGATGTTATATTAAACaaggaattgtatatgataaaaatgatgatcCACTTAAAATTGGTGTATTTAAAACTGATGGTACCTATATATTAGATGGATTATTACATAATTTTGGTGGTGGATTATTTAATGCTGGCAGTAAATTACCTGATGGATATTACGTTAAAGAAGGTAGACTTTATGGTAAAGATTCTAAACCATTAAATCACAGTTCATTTGGACATGATGGTTGTTTTATAGAAAATggttttatttatgataaagatATGAAACCATTGAGTCGTGGTACTTTTGGTAATGACGATAGTTATATTCAAAATGGTTCAATATTTGGATCTAATGGTAaaccattaaataaaaaacaaacaactactattaaaataaattatgtacgATATGGTTTAGTATACGGTAATGATAATAAACCTATTTTATCACAATCATTTGATGATTATGGtaatactattaaaaatggtaaaatttatgataataatggtaaatcattaaataaaaattcatatattatcaataatcaacagttaaaaattaaagatggtttaatttatgatattataaataataaaccatTTAATTATGGAGCATTACCAgttgaaaattgttttattaaaaatggacgagtttttaataaagatgGAGAACCGTTAACTCAAGAATCATTTGGCCCCGAGGGATTAAAAGTTAAAGAGGGTGTTATTATCGACAAAACTGGTAGACCTATTAAACATACTGAATTTGATTCTGATGGTAATTTTGTAAAAGATGgacttatttataataataataatggaaaattacttgaaaaaaCTTATACTTATATAACAATAACGATGATAAATAAAGGTTTAATTTGTGATCCCAGTGGTAAACCAATAACAGAAAGTCCATTTGGTAATGACGGTAgttatattaataatggtaaaatttatcaattaaatggTAAACTTTATAATAAAGATGTATTTGGACAAGACAATGGATTTATTAAAGAtggaattatttatgataaatctGGTCAACCAATGGAGTATAATTATCaatcaaaaactaaaaatatttctccTCATCaaactactactactactactacaactcctttgaaaataaaaaaaactcccGTACCAGTTAGTACACCTACTATTGTTAAAACTACAACTAAACAATCTGTAATAAAAGATCAAGAAGGATTAATccaaaatattgaagaaaaaattgaagatcTTACTCCCGGAGGTACAGGACAAATAACAGTAAATACACAAGTTAATAAG GCTGAAACTCAGGATGATGGTAGAGCTCCATATATGACAGCAACAGCTGTCACTACTCGTACTGCTACTATGCATGAAgatcttgaaaaaaatcagaaaaccAGTcag gTTGAAGAGAAAACAGTAGCACACACCACAGCGACTAGCGCTACTAGACAAGAACAACGAGTTGTTACTCAAGAAGTTAGAACTACAAGTCATGTGCTTTCCGGAGAACag CTCTTCTCACGACGATTGAGTACGTCCAGTTCAAGCAGCGGTGATTCGGGCACACCTATTGACATTGATGATGACCAACGTGCATTCTACAATCAGTATTACCag GGAGATTCAGCAGGAATAGTGGCAACAGAAACGCATGTATTTTCGGGTGAACCAGACAGCAATGTTATTGCAACTAGTACTGTACCATTGGTTGCAACTGAAACAAGAAAAGTGGCATTGGAAAATGAAGACGGCAGTTACAGTGCTACAGGTGAAATAGTTAGTTCTCAAACTATTTCTAGTAAAACTCGAACTGTAGAAACAATTACg tataAAACCGAACGAGATGGAGTAGTTGAAACTCGAGtagaacaaaaaataactattcAATCGGATGGTGATCCAATTGACCATGACAGAGCACTCGCTGAAGCTATACAAGAAGCAACAGAAATGAATCCTGATATGACAGTtgagaaaattgaaattcaaCAACAAACAActcaatag